The Vicia villosa cultivar HV-30 ecotype Madison, WI unplaced genomic scaffold, Vvil1.0 ctg.000580F_1_1, whole genome shotgun sequence DNA segment TATAGGAGTCTTTATTGATCTGGCCATAGGAATGCTTCCCTGATAAATTCCTAGATTTTGCTGCAATGGCAAGAGAACGtaactttgttttcttttatcatTGAAGCATTTGTtggaaaaaaaagattttaagaAGAGAGTTTTCAACAAAGGAGaagacaaaaaaaatcaattttgcaattttgatttagaaatattttctttgatttacGATACGAacctttgttttgatttaggaacaCAAATCACTTTTGCAGATCTGAAGCATTTGATGAAAATGAGGATTTCAAAgctgatttttttatttaattactttgATTTGAGATTTGATTTAGGAAGATACAttacttttttgttttatttagaaACATTGCTTTAATTTGTGAATATTTTGCagctttaattttcatttaataatatatcaatttttatattttgattcaatgtttaaataatatttttttatcacatcagcatataataataataataataataataataataataataataataataataataataataataataataatactaataataataacaataataataataataataatagtaataataataatagtaataataataataatattgataataaagTTAAATGAAACAAATAACACCAATTGTAAAGTGGAGTAGTGGATAATTGTTATTACTTTCCAAGAAGTTGGCCTCGGTTTGAATCCAAGTAATAGCAaaaattttgaaatgtttttttagaattttaatgaaCTTGAAGATGGCGTATGACTCAGCGCCACGTCAGATGCCAGCATGAAAAGTTTGACGCCGTTAGCAAAAAtaggacggaaaggactaacgtggatctttttgaacaattaaaggaccactttggaactttttaaagataagggactaGAATGGACCCCGAGGTACATTTaaaggaccaaaaagggtatttagccacttttttaatatgtgaaattgagtaattgtgccgaaacgtgatgataattgtaataatcttgatgatatgcgaattgtatatttgtgacgattttgttaaTACAAGAAGTTGTATGTTTATTGTGATATGCCGAAGCATGAGGATATATATGTAATGACTTATTTATATgcgaagttgtataattgcgatgaCGTGTCGAAACATGATAGtgttttgtgatgatttgtaataagtgatgttgtatatatttgtgatgatgattttgtgactaagtgaagatgaaatattatggtgacgtgaattacctcgtatagatggtcattgattgtgatataggcttatgcctcgtgacgatatgtgattgtgatgagtatgttgtattgtcttgtttgtcgagtcacatttcatatgcatactctgtgacggcctgaattggcaaattagtgacgaagacttatgccttgtgcctctgaattgggcaattggtgacgggggttgAAGCTCCAatttgtaccacatgcatatgcacagtggagtcgcatttgagtcgttgttagttgttgttggttgaagttgtCATTTATGCCTTGTGATGCTGATATGTTGAGttgttgaagatgcttatatgttgacttgttgaagatgcttatatgttgacttgttgatgatgcttatatgatgacttgtggaatatgtttatatgttgatatcatgactattcattgatgatgttctttgtgctgtttatgttgatgttgtgtgaggcggcggtgattcatttatattctttacctaatatatgatttatcatgatcctatttataaagtttgatatctcaccctttctgttgatgtttcccctaccatgggaaatgggcaggtacacAAGTATAGATGTGAaagtttgttgcttcatcgagtcctgttggtgtgtcactctgatacgtagcactcgggggttgtttACATTGTTGTTCTATGTTGttaatgttttagttgttgttattataaccgttgaatccaagttaaataatatgaagtacttgttatacttccaagttgtttgagttgaatacaactgatagttgactgttattcgaatgctatgtatcattgttaaATGACATACAAGTTGAAGTAataagttgatatgtgatactccaatttgttgtttgaaattttaaatactctgatattttccgcatgaTATTTTCGAATAGAATTTGCGGTGTTACAGTGGTGAGTAAGAGGTGTCCCATTGAAAAGTGAAAACTACAAGTGTGAGTAATGTAAGAAAGTCCCACATTTGTTAGGAATGTGGAGACTTGACCATTTATAAGTGGAAGAATCGATACACCTATCACCTATACTTAAAATAATgtgtttgaaatattttttttccctAAAAAATAACATGAATTATTAACGTGTAGAATAAAACTACACATAAtctatattcaatattttatgagATGGAAGGAgcaaaatccaaataataattaatcatttctaaattaaattactttttattttattgtagatttatgaatatataaacataatttttataattttgaaaagtCATTAATTAGTAAATTGTCATTCATAAATCTAAATATTCTCTTCTAAGCTAATAAATGATATTGAACTTTCAACTCACAATACAAGCaataaaaaccaaaaacagtggcaaaaaaaaaaaaaactttacacaAAAAGAATAGGTGCGTGTACTCGCGAATCCTACCAAATCTTGGAGTATTGTGAATTTTCAACTCAAACCCTGCTAGTGTGAAAACCAAAAGGGAATGTTTGTTTCACGCCACACGATTTAACTGATCTATATACTATTAAATAATCTCTCTTTACTCTTCCTTCAAACCCTAAGCATTATTGAACTTTTCATTGAGCTTCTCAAATCAAAGGTTGAGTTAGAAGAATGATGGCTGAAGGAACAACTTCATCAGTTTCAATAAGGTACTTCTATTCTAATCACTACTAAAACTCTTACTACCTGTTCTCTTCATTTCTCCTATCATATTTCAACCtataatatatattcttatcATTTCATTACCCTTAGTAGTTTGAAAGAAGTTGGAAAGCTATTCGGCCAATTATTTGCGCTACTGCTTGCTATATTCGGAGTTGCATCAGTCACTACAACAAGCAAGGAAACAACTCTACTTATGAAGGCTTTGGCTTTCATGGTTACTCTTTTCTACATGGTTTTGGTGCTAGCCACAGTGTTGAACCTTCATCTTCCATTCGTGATGGTTACTTTTCTCATACTTGGAACTGTTGTTACCTTCATTGCTTTGATGATTATTTTTCCTATGGTTGCTTGGATTTACTTGGGCTTGTGGATCTTCATCTTGGCTTTGGTGATTTTGTACTATAAGTATCAAAGAGAGATCTATCAAATGATTcaagaaaagataaaatatttatttgaaaggCCAAGTGAAATTGAGTTGGGTACTGTCTAGAGAAATTATTTGTATTTGAGTATCTTGAAAATAATATGTGTGTAGTAATTTTATTATGTCAGTAAGATGATTGTTGTTGTGTTTCAAAAGTGTTTAAATAGTATTTTCATCTTGATTGTTCATTTGTTCCAACTCTAAAATGATATAAAAGtgagtgttattattattattattattgttgttttataaGCAAATATTGAATAGATGAAATGAAAGTACAAAGAAGATCAAAAGAGCTTTACAAAACAAGAAACTGGAGTAGCACCAATCAAGCTTTCTTGTAATTGGGTTGGTGTACCCCTAGTACATCTATTCTTAATTCAAGAAGTGcttatggaaaaaaaatcaagGTGACTTCTATCTCTGACCGCCACCCAATCCCAAGAGAGCACCTTCACCTGAGCTAACATGTCTTCCACTTCTTTCATTCCTCCCTCGCTTGAAGGGGAGGTCTTTCTTGCATCCAACTGATCAAGAGGTTGCCAACCACAACAAACGAGAGGTTGAACCTGTGTGTCTTCCATCTAGATAGTTGATGAATTCACTTAAGTTCTTAGCCAGGGAATGAACCTCCCCCACCCTAGTCATgtcaatccaaacataaatcaaaggAGTTTTAATAGTTATTTCGTCTTGATTGTTCTTCAAACCCTAAAATGATATACAAAGGAGGGTTTGCAAGTTATTTGAAGTATTGGTGAATACAAAAATAGACAAACCATAGTTACAATTTTTCAGTTAAtgttcttattatttttcaatgataaatatgacaaatatatttaaatacaatttaatGAGTTAAAATAGGACAAATTTATATACATTTAAGAAGAAATTATAcacttatcatatttttattaaaacatgatAAGAATCATACTTAAAAAATTGTAGCTAAGTTATGTCCTACAAAAATACATGTACAccacaaacataaaaaaaaatggtatattaaacttaaaatatatttgaagTCCGTGTAATATAGGTCATATGGTACAATAATGCTTTATCACCCATATAAAATTCAAAGTTGATAGTTACagtaatataaaattatataaaggATTGATGCACCAACTTAACCtagattagtttttttttttttttgacaacgtaacctaaattagttttattttgttGACAACGTAACCTAGATTAGTTAGATTACGTAATAGTGAACAACAAAGCACTTATATTTAAATGTGTTGGTGGAGAGTTTCTCATCTTCGTGGATTAAAATGGAGAAATCGTTCAATAATCAACGAAACATTAATATTCCACAAGTGCATTGAATCTTGCgagtaataaaattatttttgtataaattttattaattgtatCCGAAAAAGTATGGTATCGTATTTAAGAAATAAAAAGCATTGAGTTTACAAAGTAACTTACAAaaagtaaataattaaaaatcattAGGACTCGAATCACGCTTTCATTACAATCCTCAAAATCTCTAATTTATTAAGTACGTTTAATAAGACCAAGTCAAATTGAAGACTATTGAAGACTATGTTGTTGCCTCGAAACTTCTTTTCTTATGATTCAAGAAAagataatatttatttgaaaGGCCAAGTGAAGTTGAATTGGGTCCTATCTAGAAAAATTGATTGTATTTGTGTATCTTGAGAACACTATGTGTGTTGTAATTTTATTATGTAGTGAGATGAATATTGTACATCTGAAATTATGTTGGTCAAACTATTTTTATAAGTGTATGCAAGTTATTATTATTGTGTTTTAATAGTTATATTTCATCTTGATTGTTCCAACCATGAAATGATATAAAAAGAAGTATCTGCAAGTTATTATTGTTTGTGCTTCAAAAgtgttttaatatttatttcatttgatTGTTCCAACCGAATTAGAAAGGAATTTATGGTTGAGAAGGGGTTTTGTCAAGGAGATCTTTTATCTCCCTTCTGTTTGTCTTGGTTACAGAGATGCTTACGGCTTTGATGAGAAAGGCCATTTTGATTGGAGATTTTCACGGCTTTAAGATCAATGATGGGGAGGAAGTTAGCATGCTCCAATTCTTGGATGATACCATTATCATAGGGGATTTGAGCTAATGTCGGGCTTGAGGGTCAATTTCAACAAGAGTAACTTATATGGCATTAACTTATATAGCTCTGATTGTGTTTGGTTGTTTTGTttctgctgcaagtgtttctctgatatggtgtgacaagttgttttagccaaaaatttgtcaAAGGGACAAATTGTATatgtttttcatgttggctgcattgtAGTAAAACATACTtgagtgtttaatgtcttgattaatgtcatgacatgatttagactgtgttatgcaggttgcatatgtgttaagctaatacaggttttgttagtgaatgtcatgaccgatgtcattaTATCCTTGTTTGACAGCAGaggctgttatattttattattatgtttgcTAATTTCTTTCAAtatacaatttaggaaaccttttattatgtgctgaata contains these protein-coding regions:
- the LOC131629583 gene encoding uncharacterized protein LOC131629583, encoding MMAEGTTSSVSISLKEVGKLFGQLFALLLAIFGVASVTTTSKETTLLMKALAFMVTLFYMVLVLATVLNLHLPFVMVTFLILGTVVTFIALMIIFPMVAWIYLGLWIFILALVILYYKYQREIYQMIQEKIKYLFERPSEIELGTV